The following are encoded in a window of Methanofastidiosum sp. genomic DNA:
- a CDS encoding metal-dependent hydrolase — MKIEYLGHSAFRITGSKTIIIDPYLNKNPKACLKASDIKKADIVLVTHGHGDHLGDSLEICKNTGAVFVAIHELILYAQENGITNTEGMNIGGTIEIEGITITAVRADHSSCINVTDKGGYSGGNPIGFVVRDGNKALYHAGDTGLFKDMKLIGELYKPDVALLPIGSRYTMGPREAAYAAKYLKSKIIVPMHYNTTPLIRQNPSELKIFVKEFELDAEVNILDPGDCFEI; from the coding sequence ATGAAAATTGAATATTTGGGCCATTCGGCTTTTAGAATAACGGGTTCAAAGACCATAATAATTGACCCATATCTAAATAAAAATCCGAAAGCTTGTCTGAAGGCTAGTGATATTAAAAAAGCAGATATTGTTTTAGTGACACATGGGCATGGTGATCATCTTGGTGATTCATTAGAGATATGCAAAAATACAGGAGCTGTATTTGTAGCCATACATGAATTAATACTTTATGCTCAAGAAAATGGAATCACAAACACTGAAGGAATGAATATTGGAGGTACCATTGAAATAGAAGGTATCACTATAACGGCCGTGAGGGCAGATCATTCAAGCTGTATTAATGTCACTGATAAAGGGGGCTATTCTGGAGGAAATCCCATTGGTTTTGTAGTAAGAGACGGAAATAAAGCATTATACCATGCTGGAGATACTGGACTCTTTAAAGATATGAAATTAATTGGTGAGCTCTACAAACCTGATGTGGCCTTACTCCCAATTGGATCTAGATATACTATGGGCCCAAGAGAGGCTGCGTATGCTGCCAAATATTTAAAATCAAAAATTATAGTTCCAATGCATTATAATACAACACCTCTGATAAGACAGAATCCAAGTGAATTAAAGATATTTGTCAAAGAGTTTGAATTAGATGCAGAGGTGAACATCTTAGATCCTGGGGACTGCTTTGAAATTTAA
- a CDS encoding helix-turn-helix domain-containing protein, with the protein MEIEEQLMRVGLTEYESKVMVSIARYGEASAKEISLSSGVPYSRIYDTLNDLIIKEWIKKKEGRPSLFSAGNINERIDEYINDNRLLAEKIKFNLESLLGGNRYELLPTINVERTWKNFFKKIDELSNASKQLTCVFGFYNSKAFDKIDLIFKNKYYTKNLFVKSDILDNNFFNELKRMSPSFHIRILPFTPRVLLFLFDGKNILIVLPLSENINSDEGDIKFLEIRNFEIGKILEKMIEIALVESLPFEH; encoded by the coding sequence ATGGAGATTGAAGAACAGTTGATGAGGGTCGGGTTGACAGAATATGAATCTAAAGTAATGGTATCGATTGCTAGATATGGGGAGGCTTCTGCCAAAGAAATATCTTTGAGCTCAGGAGTGCCATATTCTAGAATATACGACACCCTAAATGATTTAATAATAAAAGAGTGGATAAAGAAGAAGGAGGGAAGACCTTCATTGTTTAGTGCAGGAAACATAAATGAGAGAATCGATGAATATATTAATGACAATAGATTATTGGCAGAAAAAATAAAATTTAATTTAGAAAGCCTGTTAGGGGGTAATAGATATGAACTATTGCCTACAATTAATGTTGAAAGAACTTGGAAAAATTTTTTTAAAAAAATTGATGAGTTGAGTAATGCCTCAAAACAATTAACATGTGTTTTTGGTTTTTATAATTCAAAAGCTTTTGACAAAATAGATTTAATTTTCAAGAATAAATATTACACAAAAAATCTTTTTGTGAAAAGTGACATACTGGATAATAATTTTTTTAATGAATTGAAACGCATGTCTCCATCTTTTCATATTAGAATATTACCTTTTACACCAAGAGTCTTACTATTTTTATTTGATGGAAAGAACATTCTTATAGTACTCCCTTTATCAGAAAATATTAATTCAGATGAAGGGGATATAAAATTTCTTGAAATTAGAAACTTTGAAATAGGTAAAATATTGGAAAAGATGATAGAGATAGCATTGGTAGAATCATTACCTTTTGAACATTAA
- a CDS encoding 4Fe-4S binding protein, with the protein MKARKIIQALTLAISIVAFVFFIKAKEEAILLLWILSFSFASVIFGKLFCGYFCPFHAFDKGLGYILNKLNIKKINTPSIFKKAYVYYPISLILLALVVINISSLIVPIKIKIPFLIVAFPMLAIFTSDLWHNYICPFGLVMKLPAFRRFLMPEIENDRCTKCNICVKICPTEAIEINNKKLNVIGSKCILCYQCEKICKFDSVKI; encoded by the coding sequence ATGAAAGCCAGAAAAATAATTCAAGCTCTGACGCTCGCCATTTCTATCGTGGCATTTGTCTTTTTTATTAAGGCAAAAGAAGAAGCTATTTTACTTTTATGGATTCTAAGTTTTTCATTTGCATCAGTAATATTTGGAAAATTGTTTTGTGGTTATTTTTGTCCATTTCACGCCTTTGATAAAGGTTTAGGGTATATATTAAATAAATTAAATATCAAAAAAATCAACACACCCAGTATTTTTAAGAAAGCGTATGTTTATTATCCAATTTCTTTGATATTACTTGCTTTAGTTGTAATTAATATATCAAGTTTAATAGTTCCAATAAAAATCAAAATCCCTTTTCTAATAGTTGCATTCCCTATGTTGGCAATATTTACTTCTGATCTATGGCACAATTACATATGTCCGTTTGGTTTAGTGATGAAATTGCCTGCTTTTAGGAGATTTTTAATGCCTGAGATAGAGAATGATAGATGCACAAAATGTAATATTTGTGTTAAAATATGCCCAACAGAAGCAATAGAGATAAATAATAAAAAATTAAATGTGATAGGTAGCAAATGTATTTTATGCTATCAGTGTGAGAAGATATGCAAATTTGATTCTGTAAAAATATAA
- a CDS encoding cupin domain-containing protein codes for MKIVKVKEQKIIETPHKVDVRKIYDTEKAQAIHITLKPGEALLKHITPVDVFFYVLEGTGIVEIGDEKEEVYRDMLIESPAKIPHRLINQSDKVFRFLVVKIPRPTEQTKVL; via the coding sequence ATGAAGATTGTTAAAGTAAAGGAACAGAAAATTATCGAAACACCACACAAGGTTGATGTTAGAAAGATATATGATACTGAAAAAGCTCAGGCAATACACATAACATTAAAGCCAGGCGAAGCTCTCTTAAAACATATTACTCCTGTAGATGTATTTTTTTATGTGCTCGAAGGAACAGGGATTGTTGAAATTGGCGATGAGAAAGAAGAAGTATATCGGGATATGCTTATTGAAAGTCCTGCAAAAATACCTCATAGATTAATTAATCAAAGTGATAAAGTATTTCGTTTCCTTGTGGTGAAAATACCAAGGCCAACCGAACAAACAAAGGTTTTGTAA